A genomic window from Bacillota bacterium includes:
- a CDS encoding flagellar hook-length control protein FliK translates to MNAVNAVATNILAMLNSLNTDKETSDDKKADFLSLFGSIQDENKDKKNKLGDGSELALIAACFPNLCTQTTDIDLIQNKNESDISVQSLISALVSRSGNSKDLKDLFLKLGLMSSTSNNSEELSSILNPANDTFDMSSLIDVINQKPNLLSEEQGKQLISDYLEITKLQESDADPLQTAINDEKIADLKQSIKDILQIALVNKALEVNSKTDSNESLENENAVLTETDNSSSPAAVSNKSNKNQDIQNITQNAVNQDVSIIKQDKTEAPASKRSQPSAGVTVTSVNTVKSKTLDFSNSENSFDNKDEDSKLGKADKSTDVSDDFTNSNINNTFQIENRSINTTKPDNVQSPEVKVYDQIVERLATTVKDGKEEISVKLKPDDLGQVEVKLTHTKEGLIAQIKTDQVKTQELLLLNMSQLSDSLSSKGIEVSKVDVVYDSGVQTQLGNGSAQDGQPQHHEANRYALKNENSDPEKLVNDFKYLSEYSSNTLDCLA, encoded by the coding sequence ATGAATGCAGTTAACGCGGTTGCTACCAATATACTTGCTATGCTAAATTCGTTAAATACAGATAAAGAGACCAGTGACGATAAAAAAGCTGACTTTCTTTCACTTTTTGGGTCTATTCAAGATGAAAATAAGGATAAAAAGAATAAACTTGGAGATGGGTCTGAATTAGCGTTAATAGCAGCGTGCTTTCCCAATTTGTGCACTCAGACAACAGATATTGATTTGATTCAAAATAAAAATGAATCCGATATTTCGGTTCAGTCTTTAATCTCAGCTTTAGTTAGCAGATCCGGCAATTCAAAAGATTTAAAAGACCTGTTTTTAAAACTTGGTTTAATGAGTTCCACATCAAATAATTCAGAGGAACTTAGCAGCATCTTAAATCCAGCCAACGATACGTTTGATATGAGTTCGCTTATTGATGTTATAAATCAAAAACCGAATCTTTTGAGCGAAGAGCAAGGCAAACAGCTTATCTCAGATTACCTTGAAATTACTAAACTACAGGAAAGCGACGCCGATCCTTTGCAGACTGCAATCAACGATGAAAAAATTGCAGATTTGAAACAAAGTATAAAAGATATTTTACAAATTGCTTTAGTTAACAAAGCGCTTGAAGTTAATTCAAAAACTGACAGCAATGAGTCATTAGAAAATGAAAACGCTGTTTTGACTGAAACGGATAATTCCAGTTCCCCCGCTGCTGTTAGCAACAAGTCGAATAAAAATCAGGATATACAGAACATAACGCAAAATGCTGTTAATCAAGATGTTTCTATAATTAAACAGGATAAAACAGAAGCCCCAGCTTCGAAAAGGTCTCAGCCTTCTGCAGGTGTAACTGTTACTTCAGTTAATACAGTAAAGTCAAAGACGTTGGATTTTAGTAATAGTGAAAACTCTTTTGACAACAAAGATGAAGATTCCAAATTGGGAAAGGCTGATAAATCCACAGATGTTAGTGATGATTTTACTAACAGTAATATAAATAATACATTTCAAATCGAAAACCGATCGATAAATACTACTAAACCTGACAACGTTCAAAGTCCTGAAGTTAAAGTGTATGATCAGATTGTTGAAAGGCTTGCAACAACTGTCAAGGACGGTAAAGAGGAGATAAGTGTTAAACTTAAGCCTGATGATCTGGGGCAAGTTGAAGTAAAACTTACCCATACAAAAGAAGGGCTTATTGCTCAGATAAAAACAGACCAAGTGAAAACACAGGAATTGCTGCTTTTAAATATGTCGCAGTTATCAGACTCTCTTAGCAGCAAGGGAATTGAAGTTTCTAAGGTTGATGTTGTATATGATTCCGGGGTGCAAACACAGCTTGGAAATGGTTCGGCACAAGATGGCCAGCCACAGCATCATGAAGCAAACCGTTATGCACTAAAAAATGAGAATAGTGACCCGGAAAAGTTAGTAAATGATTTTAAATATTTATCGGAATACAGCAGCAATACATTAGATTGCTTAGCATAA